The Plasmodium gaboni strain SY75 chromosome 9, whole genome shotgun sequence DNA segment tatacatatatatatatatagtgtaatatatatttatatatatataatatatatatatgtatgtattatttatcaGTGATACAaattcataataaaatattatgaattatatattttttttttgaaggtatttatttatgtggtatgaaattttttcttaaaaagAACTCGGaagtatttatatatatacatatatttaaaaaaaataataataataatcaaataaaataaaataaatgaaaataattttaacaaaaataaaatgtccaatttgtttatttatatcccaatatttaatataaatattaaaatacTTTTTGtcacttttttttttttttttttttttccttttggattattttttattcattattatatattttattaagttgtttatttattgatattttaattcgttttattattattattattttttttttaatagaTATCTGTTAGGATTTATATTTTACGCTATTTTTAATaagataaataaaaaataaaataaatattaataataattattatatatataaatatgtatattatgtatatatgcatatatatacatatcatatatacatCTTACTTATATTCTTTGTTGTTTCTATTTTTTTCGttttgaaataaaatatataaacgACGAAAATTAAATACCTATTGTTATTTaaatttgtattatatagaaaaaagaataataatacatataataattagaataaaattatgtatatattattataaatatatattattttatatattaatataataagtatgtatatataatatatatatatataaatattattcataattattttttaagaGTGTTCTAGTAAGCTTATAATActtgttaaaaaaaaaaaaaaaaaaaaaaaaattggaAAATTTTAGGTAcatgtaaatatatatatatatattaatgtcaatgtttttaattttaattttagttttttttttttttttttcttattattttttatattcttgttctatatatttatatgaagCATAATAAATAGcaaattataaataattaaatgtattaaatGGTTTAAGGTTCATCAAAAAATTTgagtaataatataatatgttataataaatatcaCATGTGctatatttaaatatttattttcttttcgTATTTTACTATTACAGTTgaatgtatatatatattatatatgtattatattatatttaattaaattttattttatttttttaaaaaaatatatagattgttttttttttttacaaatattattatgtactcattttatataaggCATATTTTCTGTAcacaataataataataataaaaaaaacaaaaaaaggaaaaaaatatcatttgcacatattgttttattatttacaaacaaaataaaataaaattttcttaTCTTATTAGTAGActaatataacataaaaaatatacatatatatatatatatatatatatatatatatatatatatatatttcatatgTTACAAACTTCTTTATATCAAGTTCTATAATTTCATCAtgtattaatttaaatatatttttatttttatcaaatccatataattaaaattggataatattattttaattaaatgtacatatatataacaacagaaacatatatatgtgtgtagtatatttatattctcataatgttttataaaaataatgagtactaatacataaataaaaataaaatatatatatatatatatatattgtatattttatttttttatccctattaagatattatataatattaaattataaatatatagcTCTACAAATTTTATTCCATTATATCgttgaatttttttttttttttcttttcttattaataccaatatattttaaaaatataaaacttttcaaaataaaatatgtgttgtatattattaactactttaataattcttggtttttaaaactttttaatttctttaattttcatatattttattattatttaatatgtttGTAAAAccttaatatataaaaatgtatatatataaaatatatatatatatttattatatcaaaaGGAGCAAAATATTTCTACAAACATCCTTTCatagtatatattttttaattatataaaatattcaaaatatgaatgaatctatttttattataaataaaatataccTAATTTCCTccaaaattaaaattattctatataataaaatatattaataatatctataagtatatacaaatatatatatatatataatatatgttatatttaatctcgaataataatatatatgatatataccaatattatttcattttttattatatatatattttttttgtataacttctatatatatgtaacaaatttctaattatatttgtatccaataaaatatatatatatatatttttttttatttatgtacCTTTATATGTTCTATTCTTGttatgtttataaaaatgaattatgataaaataaatttgttCAATGAGAATTTTAACATGATGTATGTTATAGAAGAAATTGAAACAAACCTCCTTGAGAAGAAGCATCTATTATGTGATATTAATgagaatatattaatttcagaaaaaaataaaacatcTATAGATATCTATGAAAAACATTTAATAGAAAAACAAATACAAATTCTAAggaaaaacaaaattaattataaaaaattgaacaatataaattatgtaaaatattttttaccTTTATGTATACAACCCAAAACAAATAACACTGATAAATGTTTATCAGAAAaagatatttatatgaagaattttaagaaaaaaagtaaaataaaaatgttattttatatattatttattttaatatacaaATGTATGTGTATGTGTAttgtatgtatgtatgtatgtatgtatttttttttttttttttttatatttttttgatagATATTTTAAGAGAGCTCCATGTTAAAAAGAGATTAACAGAGTACCGAATTAATCAatttatacaaaaatatacaggtttgattttaatatat contains these protein-coding regions:
- a CDS encoding hypothetical protein (conserved Plasmodium protein, unknown function) → MFIKMNYDKINLFNENFNMMYVIEEIETNLLEKKHLLCDINENILISEKNKTSIDIYEKHLIEKQIQILRKNKINYKKLNNINYVKYFLPLCIQPKTNNTDKCLSEKDIYMKNFKKKNILRELHVKKRLTEYRINQFIQKYTGKFLKNNLLHKQISKIYNNKSKIEIFIKGDNFSYNRAIGDIAFFDSKPNVLLENVKYINNLNERNVPWIFIQSGSILFLRQYS